From a region of the Paenibacillus sp. R14(2021) genome:
- a CDS encoding substrate-binding domain-containing protein — MAVAQPKSVPAGQYAKETLTARGVWDTLQDKLVYVGVLK, encoded by the coding sequence ATCGCCGTCGCCCAGCCGAAATCCGTCCCTGCCGGACAATATGCCAAAGAAACCTTGACTGCGCGCGGCGTCTGGGATACGCTCCAAGATAAGCTTGTCTATGTCGGCGTCTTGAAATAA